The Astyanax mexicanus isolate ESR-SI-001 chromosome 8, AstMex3_surface, whole genome shotgun sequence sequence ACACGTATGCTTCAGTGAGTCTCTGAATGGAAATAAATGAGAAGCCAAAGGGCTGGATTGACTTATATGTTTAGAGGTAACTCAAGGTCAAGGTCTCCAGAAACAGCAACGcagaaacaattaaaagaaattaatggtgtaaaaaagtgatttaacCACAGAGATTCCGGAATCCATAAGGATCAAATGGAAAATAATATTCAATAAAATAtgtgctcatttttttgttttgaactTAAGAAGACCTCAGAATAGTACACAAAATATGGACAAGTCTCAGAGCTGAAATAACTCATATTAGTGCTTAGTTGACTTGTTGATCAACAATTGTCAGCTGATATTAAACCTTGTGCTAAAACTCAACAACCATGTGCTTCTCTAAGCAGTTGGCTGTAGATCTGGTATATTTGACAAAATTCACTATCACGTTAATCTTGGGAGTGGATGTATTCTGCTTTGTGCTTGTGTGACATCTAGAGGCACCAAAATACACTTCACAGGTAGATGATAAAATGGATTTCATTAAATAATAATCAATTCTGGAAGCAAATCAACAAGTAACCAAACAATCAGGAAAATAACAAGCTGAAATGACTGTAAAACAATGGACATTGTAGTTCCAAGCCCAACATATCTTTGTTGTCTACTTTGTTGTCAAATGTGCCACCCAAGCAGTGGAGACCAGATGTGGAGACAGACTCACCTACTCATAGTGGATTTTTACACCAGGTCTGGTAAGGgtcatttttgtgtgtttttttgtttttaacagtaaaagtgcagcTGATGTAAGTTCCACTACAACTCAGCTAAGAAGTGCACAATACAGGTTCTGAAGGTGGTCTTTTCCAGCCAAGGCTATGAATCACTTAATTCCTAAGTAGAACTGGAAATGAAGTGCTGACAAGTGTGTTATTAAACTATATCTACAATACAACAGAATaactttaaaatctattttttaaggGACAAAATATACATAGGGAAATCCTAGGAAGATATAACTGCTGGAATTAGATGCTGAAGATTTGTTTAAAGGAGTTTAGAGTAGATAAAAGAGATGTTTTGTTATTAAAACATATGGGGATGGGGACAAAGCTTCACATCATACTGTTACCAGCCAGAAGAGGCCTAGACctatccatatttttttttaatcactgctCCTGGCATTCTCCTGGCTTAGACATCATTAAAATCTCTGGGTACATCTTAAAACAGACTAGATGCAAGATGGACTAAGAAAATCAACAAACTCAAAAGATTTTGCTGGGAAAAGtgggtaaaaaaatataaaataaaacataaataattaaactCCATTATATAGGATTTAAAACATTCTGAATATGTTGCCATTTGAGATTTCATTTATAAACATTTGAGATTTCATTTATTATCTAAGGAAATATAATTGTGTTGTGAGATCAGAGATTTACATTGTCACTGTCATACGAAAATCTTTTATCTCCTGATTCTTCACAAGTTTGCTCTAGTGGTCTGTAATCATGAAATTTTTCACACAGTGTAAAAAAGGGAGCTTCTGTTATCAAATGGAGCAAAAAATAATGATGTTTTCAGATTTTATATAACAGTGACAAAAGACATGTAAATATGCAGTACGTTTACAAAAAAAGCGAAACCAATACTGACAGCCCCAGATAGAATTCTCACCAGACTTCATCTCCTTCTGTCACCATTACACTAGTCTGAATCTAATGTTAGGTAACATGTCTCGCACAATTCTCATGAGAGACGGAAGGTTTTCCTAGTCAGTCACACCAATATCGTCTGGCGGCTGCACTGTGGTCAGAGGGCTGACGACACCTGCGTCAGTCCAAGAGTGTTTGAGTCCTCCTTCCCAGTCTGTGTGATGGAGGACAGTTCCATGCCTAGTCATGCTGGCTTTGCTGTCCTTGGGGGGCTCTCTGCAGCCTGTGGGAGCTGCCTGCACGCACTCCTCCCTCCCCTGTTCCCAACCAGACCCCTATCCCCCCTTCCCCTCGTCGGCAGGCAGAAGTCCTTAAAGCAACGCTTAAAATTCTCGTCCAGAAATGCGTAGAGAATGGGGTTGAGGCTGCTGTTGGTGTATCCAAGAGCAACACAGAGAAAGTATGCAGCCATCACGGCCGTGGTCTCAGGAATGGACACTATAGCTTTGAGCAAAATGAAGATATGAATGGGAGTCCAGCAGATGATGAAAGCTGCCACAACCACCAGCACCAAGCGCGTGATGCGGCGAAGGTTGCGGTCTTTCTCTCTGGAACCAGAAAGCAAGCGGACACTGCGGAGGCGCAGGAGCATGAGGGAGTAGCAGACGCTGATGATGAGGACAGGGATGACAAAACCAAAGACGAAGACACAGATCTTCATCAGGGTGTCCCAGTACTCGTACGGTTCAGGGAACTGCAGGGCACACTCTGTGGTGCCTGGaaagaaattaaaaacaaatctTAGCAGGCTTGAATAGTTATTAATGTCACATTTAACTCTGTATTAAAAATATGCTGACATGCCTAAAGTCATGCGataacagtatgtaaattgaccACAAAATGTTACCTCAGCGAAcagcttggaaacacccacaACCATTTAATTTGTAAGGTGATATCTTGTGTGTGACACTAATCACTGCCCAGCATGCTCATGACTGGGTGAAGTTCATTATCCAGATTACTTGGACTGAGGGAGGACTGAGAGTGGGTGCCGGATGGGTGGGATATTCCATATCTGATGTTGAGTGGGCATTTAACATCTCTCAATCTATATTCCTCCTGTACTGTGTGTACTAGAAATATGCCATagcaatcattaccatccacagtgaacAGAACAGTGGGTGATAATTATTGTGACTTGCGATATCTgcctagaactgtccatgtgattCACATCCACACTCAAAGTATGAGGCTCCGCACACATATTTTGCAGGTCATTGCAGTGCTCTATTGTTTTCTTTAGTCAGTCTATTCCCACAACTTTTAACATGTTACTATATATGGGATGCACTAATTTtgtaaaacataaacatttataaaatgtagaaaTTGGGACTAACTTAAAATTTGTGATTAATTTGTAAGTTCCATCCATTCAGGGATgtcaataatttattataatttttttgtttgtggttTGAGCTATATTTTTATCATGTACATTCATAGCAATTGTACTATGaactacacacaaaacacatctacataatattttttattagttattagtagAATGGTTTTAGAATCAGATGTTATAGCAGAAACTGTTGAAAGTTACCGTAATTAGATGTTTAATTTGGttaatatttttctttgataGTGTACAGTGTTATGGAACTGATAGTTtagattttgtttattttgctgcTTTTTAGCTGTTACATTTCTCTGTAATAGTTATTTAGGTGGAGGCAGCTTCTCAGACACTCTGAATTACACTTTGAATTATTCAGATTCACTGTTGTTTTAGATATGACTGATAAATACCACAGTGATGAGAACTGATCAACATGGAAATTAGAAAGTTGTTTGAGCTGTATTAGAAATGCATGCACATCAGCCTGGTTGCAGTAAGGCCTTCTGGAATTATGCAATTCCATTACCGAGCCTCTGAAACCCATTCTCAAGCATGTTTACACATTATTGCAATGCAGATTTCTCAGCCAGTGATTAccttattatgtattgtatgttgtatgttcaaaaactacactgaaatatttaacatttaacattttttacaaCCACTGTTTGTTTGCCTAATATAACTAACTAGCAGTGGTTCCTTATTGAACACATGAGCTATCTACAGCACTGATCATCACCCATACCTGCTAAGATATGGTCATAATCTCTCAAGACTATTACATTCTGCtcataaatatttaaaagtgtttaaacatAAAAGTCAAACAGGAACACAAAATGTACAAGTCATGTACAAAATGTGTTCTGATGTGACCACAAACCCAAATAATTTTATTGGCCACTTAGAGATTGGGGGTTTAAGAGTGATTTTTTGGGGCAAGGTGATGAAGGTATGTCACACATAAAAGCTGTGGAACTCTCAATGCTGGCATTCATTCCTCAGCTTCTTTCCCTCATAGATGTTCTGACACCGAACACCCACACCACTCCCCCGGCGTGGCTAAGAAAAGGTAACAGAAACACAGATATGATGTGAGATGAAAGAGGTCAGACTGACTTAAAAGTTTAGTCTAGCCAGTGTCAACATAGAGTCATCTCTTTTGTATCATATCAATTAACCTGGAAGCTTCAGCTGACATGTTTCCACAGTGTGAAGCCAGTTGAAAGATCAAATCTTTCTCAAACTGCCACCCACACAGCATTAAACAGCAAACACATCAAGAGGAAGAGCAAAGTATTAACTCACACACTCGGTCTACGTGACCTAATGGGGCAACTGAGCAATGTAAATTACATTACTGTTCATAGGTTTGAAATCccttttataaatattattacattttattttaaagaaattaatacCAGAATTGAAAATCACATGCCTCAAGGCCAGATTGCTAAATATTGGATGATAAAACACCAGCATGAGCTCAATGCTAAGGGGTTTTAGGTCCTATTATTTTAGCAATGTCTCTCTGTACACATCTGTGTCTTCAGTAAattcaacttaaagtagctgaatgcattcatcaaAAGGACTGTCCACAAACATCTGACATATCATGTATGTCTAAGATGGAAAGTCAAGTTTTTAGGTCATTTACAAAGGGACGGTTTATGCAGAAAAAATTAAGCATATTTATATTGCTTGGCCTTAAAAGAAAACTTAATCgtcaaaataattagtaaattacctaattagttacttttaatgCACTAATGCATATTTTTCTCTTGGTACATAAtcaattttaacttatttttgcaTATTTGCACCCCATAATTCTAACTGACATTGCAATTTAAAGGATTCAATGACATTCAGGGGAAAATGACTCCAAGGTCAGAATGATCATACTGTACTGATCATACagtataaaatctatatattttttttatgtaagcatAACTTACCATTATTGGTCTGTGTGCTTCCCAGCACCATGGCTGGCACTCCCGCAGCTGAAGAGAGCACCCAGATACCCACGTTAATGCATTTTGCCATGAGTGGAGTACGGAAGTCCAGCGCTTTGACTGGATGACACACGGCCACATAACGATCGACACTCATCATGGTTAGTGTGAAAATACTGGTGAACATGTTGTAGTAGTCGATAGAGATGAAGACCTTGCATACAACTTCACCAAATGGCCAGGTGTTCAGCAGATAGTCTGCACTTTGAAACGGCATTGTGGTGGTAACCAGAGCATCAGCCAAGGCCAAGTTGAAGATGTAGATGTTGGTCGCAGTCTTCATTTTGGTGTATCTGAGGAGAGAAGGGCAAGGGAGCGAAAATGTCATATTCAGGGGAACTTATCCtgtcactgtaaataaacacatagTTTTAAAGGACAGAAATTACCTATGAATAGTATGATGTAAAGCTCTAAAAAACAGGTTTACCAAACTATACCATTTCATTATTTAGTATACAATGCCATTTAGACGCTggaataaaatactgtaattttagaCCTTTTTAGAAATTAGACCCTTTATTCTTTATTACTAAGTAGCTGTAAACGGAAGTATTACTAAAATAGATTGAACCTTCACATTATGTAATTACATCTTTTTCTACATCACTGTCTTCACATACAGATGATTTTGTTTATTCTCTTGTAAAAAGTGAGCCAGCGGCAGAACATGACAGCACTTCATTTGATGTCTCCTAGTGAATAAATATATCACAGCGATtagggaaaagaaagagagagacagaagcccTGATTAGATCTTTTCAAGTAAAGTTAGAGTGACAGATGCATCTGCTCATGCGTTTTTTCTCTTTCCACTCACTCCATCAAGATTGCTGCCAAAGGCTGGGAATGGCTTTGAGTTCTGGAATGATGTGTACAAAAGTGAAAGCCAACTGTAGAAGAAAACAGACAGTATTTATGGGTAATatggatagatggacagataATAATAAGGCAGGACTTATAGGTAATAGGTATACTTTTTCAATGAAAAGCACTGTGTAGAAGGAATGCAGaatatttttttcaaagaaaggcttttaaaaaatgttaaatataaaaatatattattatatgggCAGAAAAACGAACTATTTCTGCAACTGATACATACCAAAAACAAATAATTCAATTTGCgcactttcttttatttaattataatattttaataatgtaaatttaattttttttataatattttaaataatttaaggcaCCAACCTTAAAATAATTCAAATTCTAATCCcatccaaaagaaaaaaaaatcagaaaacaacACAAGTCACACCAAACAGGCCAATTACAAGAAAAAATGACCTGTCACTAATCATTGATATACTATTAAACTCTCAATCCAGAATTGGCAGACTTGCACTTCAGGGCAAATACTAAATTAAGTCCTTTAGTTTTATGGACCACATAATATAAATCAGGTATAAGGAAAGGTGAAAATTCAGAAATCAGTCTCCTGTAACAGCATTCAGCAGAATTGCTTTCTAGGAGAAATTACAGTGACTGCTGCAGAGGCATAAACATGTAACGGCCCATGGATCGGCCTATAGTACATAAAGTTCCCcacattttaaaactgttttaattaACCTGTGTGAAtactcattaaataaaaatattaaacacaggcTACTACAGTTGACGAATAATAGGGATACATATCTGATGAATTCGGCAAAATCACAATTTTATCTAAAATACATTCTATATAATGATACACTAGTAGTACTTGGAAAACCATTGGCATGCTTGTCCCTGTGGCAGATTGTGGAAAGCACACCATCATATGTCTAATATGATTAAATATTAAGTCAttctggataaaagtgtcagcacAATCTGCTATCTATTTGAGTGTGCTGTTCCCATAACTTCATCATTCCTTTGATCATTTCAGTTAATTCCTCTCACATTCCCTTTATCCAAATCACCTGTCAAATCTCCTGCCAACAGAgaaactattttaattttaccCATCAGGTGAAAgctaaagaaataaatatttttgaatatgatTGAATATGTGAAGGCAAAACAAACTGCACTGCTTACAGTAATGTGAAAGCTGAATGCAGTATTTGAGTTGGATGAATTTTTAATGTGAATAACATTAACGTTTGTGGGCAAAGGGGGACATAAGACCTCTTTTCTGGCATAAATTTAGCCAAAATTGCATGCATGATAAATTTCCTGACATAGTTTATCCATCATCTGCATAGTATTTCCTTATAAAACACTTAATCTTCAGTCAAACAAAAGCAGGTTAACATAATTGGCACACAGTTTTGGACAGGCAAGGTTTGGTTTCTGATTGTTTGAAGGACAGACCCCACAGGTGATGGGACATTTTGGTTCCCACAAGAAACAAATCAGAGCCTCACCTGTTGAGGCAGGTGAAAAAGTGACAGACTTAATTTTGTACACAtttgatttctctttttttttaccaagccTCCTTTGCCGAATGATATACGATTTATTCACGTAtgtcttataaatatatatatatatatatatagtttccccAAATATCCCGTCTTTCACCGTGAATGGATTCACAAAATcagtgctagctagctaaggctagccatattaatattacccagccAGCAAATCTAGCCAGATGAAGGTtagcagagagacagcaagctagctagttTTTAGTTACTGGATATGCACCTTGATTTTGTCCTGCTGCTGTAACAAGTTAATTTCCCCCTtgggggatcaataaagtcttatcttatcttatcttatcttatcttatcttatcttataccCAGTTCTCTGGCTATGACTTGATTAACCCTGAAcagtttattttctcattttaacgTCAAACCAGTGGAGGGTAACATCAATCAAGCCATAGCTCTTTAGCCTAACCtgcttagctagctagatagtgAATATCCTACCATGGGGAGTCTGGTTTTACAAGAGTGTACACTTGCATGCTTAGCTGAACTTTATTTGGCATTTAACGGTCGtgttaacattaattttatgtGTGATCAATCCGGGGAATCTTGAACTTTTTTTCTGCCCATTTTTGACAACTTTCACAGGTAATTCAGGGAGGTGTGCGAGGTTAGTTGTCCACACAGGCACTGCAATTTAAACTGGTGGATATTCTTCCAGCTCCCTCTCTGCCTTGGAATTTCCGGTGTAGGAGCATACCCACCAGCCTCGCTTTCATTTCAACATTGTGCATAGGGTGACCATACATTCTTTTTTACTCATAAATGTTCTCTTTTTGGGATCCTTATTCTGGCCTCATGGCCACTTGCCAACATGCACCTGACTCTACATCAACCATTGGTTTCATAAAACTGCttcccaaagagagagagagagaaagagcaaaagatgGACATTTTCAACAGCCTAAAATGTGTTAACATacgtgttaatgtaaataaatacatatcagTTATATATAATCATGCCGAACTTTTCTGAAAGGTATACAAGCTTTAAGTTTCAAATGAATAACTAAATCAGTGATGTACACAGCCCTCCATGTTCTCtttcataaaaaacaaaaaatctaaatgcGTTCACCCTACATTAACATTACATTTGTATAGACTTTTTTAATCTGTTATAACATATGCTGGGCCACTTAACTGGAAATAGACACAAATAATCTAATTTAACAGCTTCCATAAACAGAATAACAAATGGATTTGGCTGAAAATATGTTTTCTCTCAACAACGGCAATAAAGACTATCAGTGAGCTTGTTTCTTTGTCCGAATAATGAATGTGGGTTGTGCACTGTTTGCACAAAAATGTGATAATCAACAATTGTGGACTCAATTTAGATATATTTGTCCACCTTAACAAAACAGCAGCTCACAGTCCAAGGTTTGTAAACATGTACTGTGGTTGCCCCTTCATGAatcatttttttgttgcatgtttgtcacttacAAATGtttcaaatcataaaaaaaaaaattagtctaaaacaacacaataatctcaaaatgcagtttttaaataaaaaaatcaaacctaCGTGACCCT is a genomic window containing:
- the LOC103039256 gene encoding delta-type opioid receptor-like, producing the protein MDSNLVEILKGDKCLSTNDCEFNSSLPGDPELRNLTPSPGWNQESEPLSFLSPAITAVYSVVFVVGLVGNCLVMYVIIRYTKMKTATNIYIFNLALADALVTTTMPFQSADYLLNTWPFGEVVCKVFISIDYYNMFTSIFTLTMMSVDRYVAVCHPVKALDFRTPLMAKCINVGIWVLSSAAGVPAMVLGSTQTNNGTTECALQFPEPYEYWDTLMKICVFVFGFVIPVLIISVCYSLMLLRLRSVRLLSGSREKDRNLRRITRLVLVVVAAFIICWTPIHIFILLKAIVSIPETTAVMAAYFLCVALGYTNSSLNPILYAFLDENFKRCFKDFCLPTRGRGDRGLVGNRGGRSACRQLPQAAESPPRTAKPA